The following are encoded in a window of Rosa chinensis cultivar Old Blush chromosome 4, RchiOBHm-V2, whole genome shotgun sequence genomic DNA:
- the LOC112199602 gene encoding uncharacterized protein LOC112199602 has product MLADYFVDRPMFKDSVFRTRYRMSLNLFKRISIDLCQYDRYFVQRSDATGKVGLLPEQKMTAALRMLAYGAGADQCAEYCRRAKSTSVAALQHFTRGIVDLYSAEYLRAPTAADLRRLLAKAERRGFPRMIGSIDCMHWQWKNCPTGWAEEYNGRKLIPTIILEVVASYHTWIWHAFFGIPGTCNNLNVLAKSPLFDELTACRAPLIQFQVNNRAHSLGYYLADGIYPRWATFLKTVRNPTRPKEIEFAKAQEGYMKDVERCFGYLMTYY; this is encoded by the exons ATGTTGGCCGACTACTTTGTCGACCGGCCAATGTTCAAAGATTCGGTGTTCCGAACACGTTACAGGATGAGTCTCAATCTCTTCAAGCGTATATCTATTGACCTTTGCCAGTATGATCGTTACTTTGTTCAAAGGTCAGATGCTACCGGCAAAGTCGGACTGCTTCCGGAGCAGAAGATGACAGCTGCCTTGCGAATGCTTGCTTACGGTGCAGGGGCAGATCAATGTGCTGAGTATTGTCGGAGGGCGAAATCCACCTCCGTCGCAGCCCTTCAGCACTTTACACGAGGAATTGTTGATCTTTACTCAGCAGAATACCTCCGCGCTCCTACTGCAGCCGACCTCAGACGACTTCTTGCCAAAGCTGAGAGGAGAGGTTTTCCAAGAATGATTGGGAGCATCGACTGTATGcattggcaatggaagaattgtccGACAGGTTGGGCTGAAGAATATAATGGTAGGAAACTGATCCCCACTATCATCCTGGAAGTAGTCGCATCTTACCACACCTGGATTTGGCACGCATTCTTTGGAATTCCCGGGACATGCAACAACCTAAACGTCTTGGCAAAGTCTCCATTGTTTGATGAGCTTACCGCCTGTAGAGCACCTCTGATCCAATTCCAAGTTAACAACAGAGCTCACAGTCTAGGGTACTATCTCGCCGACGGTATTTATCCTCGATGGGCGACTTTCTTGAAAACTGTTCGAAATCCTACACGCCCCAAGGAAATTGAGTTTGCAAAGGCTCAAGAGGGGTATATGAAGGATGTAGAAAGATGTTTTG GTTACTTGATGACatattattag